One Halosegnis longus DNA window includes the following coding sequences:
- a CDS encoding PAS domain S-box protein, translated as MAAGAQPNSFTDRAFFEALVQNGSDAIITIDTDDRIRFANDATKRVFGYDPEELIGESLTTIMPERFQDAHRAAIERYLETGERTLDWSGIELPAEHRDGHEVQVSITFEEYEYGGQKVFSGIMRDVTERKERERKLEQQNEQLERFASVVSHDLRSPLQTAKATLAVAKATDDDEALEELDELLDRMDELVDDVLELATQGQTVDETERVSLEAVASDAWSVAGHEDITFESEDVTLDADPERLQTLLENLFRNAREHGGAESIWVETTHDGFAVNDDGSGLGHVDEEKLFDHGYTESESGTGIGLNIVKTVAQAHGWRVEAGESDEGGARFAFHEVTTR; from the coding sequence ATGGCTGCAGGTGCTCAGCCGAACTCGTTCACAGACCGTGCCTTCTTCGAGGCGTTGGTCCAGAACGGCTCGGACGCGATCATCACAATCGACACGGACGACCGGATTCGGTTCGCCAACGACGCCACGAAGAGGGTGTTCGGCTACGACCCCGAGGAGCTCATCGGGGAGTCGCTGACCACCATCATGCCGGAGCGTTTCCAGGACGCCCACCGGGCGGCCATCGAGCGGTATCTCGAAACCGGCGAGCGGACCCTCGACTGGAGCGGTATCGAACTCCCGGCGGAACACCGCGACGGTCACGAGGTCCAGGTGTCGATTACCTTCGAGGAGTACGAGTACGGGGGCCAGAAGGTCTTCTCCGGAATCATGCGGGACGTGACCGAGCGCAAGGAGCGTGAACGCAAGCTCGAACAGCAAAACGAGCAGCTGGAGCGGTTCGCGTCGGTCGTGAGTCACGACCTCCGCAGCCCGCTCCAGACGGCGAAGGCGACCCTCGCGGTCGCGAAGGCGACCGACGACGACGAGGCGCTCGAGGAGCTAGACGAGCTACTCGACCGGATGGACGAACTCGTCGACGACGTGCTCGAGCTCGCGACCCAGGGCCAGACGGTCGACGAGACCGAGCGGGTGTCGCTGGAGGCCGTCGCGTCGGACGCGTGGAGCGTCGCCGGCCACGAGGACATCACGTTTGAGAGCGAGGACGTGACGCTGGACGCCGACCCCGAGCGGCTCCAGACGCTGCTGGAGAATCTCTTCCGCAACGCCCGCGAACACGGCGGCGCGGAGTCCATCTGGGTGGAGACCACCCACGACGGCTTCGCCGTCAACGACGACGGGAGCGGGCTGGGTCACGTCGACGAGGAGAAGCTGTTCGACCACGGCTACACGGAAAGCGAGTCCGGAACGGGAATCGGGCTGAACATCGTCAAGACCGTCGCACAGGCCCACGGCTGGCGGGTCGAGGCCGGCGAGAGTGACGAGGGGGGTGCCCGGTTCGCGTTCCACGAGGTGACGACCAGATGA
- a CDS encoding response regulator transcription factor, producing MTATSDRVEADDADEEHQAEPVVLAVDDEPRVTQAFALWLDGYDVRTAQSGEEALEMLDGVDVVLLDRQMPGMDGGEVLEAIRERGYDCRVAMVTGVSPELDVADMAFDDYLEKPVDPEELAETVEKLLARADYDERITELLSVTRKIELLRSEYSEAELNDEEFESLLAERERLKEETDEMLSNLGPEEFAQIMSDL from the coding sequence ATGACGGCCACCTCGGACCGTGTCGAGGCCGACGACGCGGACGAGGAGCACCAGGCCGAGCCGGTGGTGTTGGCCGTCGACGACGAGCCGCGAGTCACACAGGCGTTCGCGCTGTGGCTCGACGGCTACGACGTCCGGACGGCACAGTCGGGCGAGGAGGCCTTGGAGATGCTCGACGGCGTCGACGTGGTCTTGCTCGACAGACAGATGCCGGGGATGGACGGCGGCGAGGTGTTAGAGGCGATTCGCGAGCGGGGCTACGACTGCCGGGTCGCGATGGTCACCGGCGTCTCGCCGGAGCTCGACGTGGCCGACATGGCCTTCGACGATTATCTGGAGAAGCCGGTCGACCCCGAGGAGCTGGCCGAGACGGTCGAGAAGCTGCTCGCGCGGGCGGATTACGACGAGCGCATCACGGAGCTGTTGTCGGTGACGCGCAAGATAGAGCTGCTGCGCTCGGAGTATTCGGAGGCGGAGCTGAACGACGAGGAGTTCGAGTCGCTGCTCGCGGAGCGCGAGCGGCTCAAGGAAGAAACCGACGAGATGCTGTCGAATCTGGGACCGGAGGAGTTCGCCCAGATTATGAGCGATCTCTAA
- a CDS encoding helix-turn-helix domain-containing protein, whose protein sequence is MSTGGLETAVRRIELTDEERRTVAHALDSGYYEQPRETTHTEVAAALDSDPMSVAKTLRRVERHALSTLLD, encoded by the coding sequence GTGAGCACTGGGGGACTCGAAACGGCGGTCCGACGCATCGAACTGACGGACGAGGAGCGCCGCACGGTCGCGCACGCTCTCGATTCGGGCTACTACGAGCAGCCGCGTGAGACGACACACACCGAGGTGGCCGCGGCGCTCGACAGTGACCCGATGTCCGTCGCGAAAACGCTCCGACGGGTGGAGCGACACGCGCTCTCGACGCTGCTCGATTAG
- a CDS encoding VOC family protein, whose translation MADDSPEITAEQPDAPFNTTGTDHITVWGSNEEDTLAFYRDLLGMPLVLRQPNLDDPSQTHLFFDTGDGRMLTFFVSDDRPSAAGQRPQTGAVHHLCFSVDPERFEEMEQAIKDDGRGYNIFDRGIFYSLYTQDNNGLVIEISTDVFDIPDDRKGEVFATAQRLREEDGADFAEREHMRRAIEELGMEVHEYDLPEAASGTGV comes from the coding sequence ATGGCAGACGACAGCCCGGAGATCACCGCCGAGCAGCCAGACGCACCGTTCAACACCACCGGCACCGACCACATCACGGTCTGGGGGTCCAACGAGGAGGACACCCTCGCCTTCTACCGCGACCTGCTGGGAATGCCCCTCGTCCTCCGCCAGCCGAACCTAGACGACCCCTCACAGACGCACCTGTTCTTCGACACGGGTGACGGCCGGATGCTCACCTTCTTCGTGAGCGACGACCGCCCGTCGGCAGCGGGCCAGCGACCACAGACCGGCGCGGTCCACCACCTCTGTTTCAGCGTCGACCCCGAGCGGTTCGAGGAGATGGAACAGGCCATCAAAGACGACGGCCGCGGCTACAACATCTTCGACCGCGGTATCTTCTACTCGCTGTACACGCAGGACAACAACGGGCTCGTCATCGAGATTTCGACCGACGTGTTCGACATCCCGGACGACCGGAAGGGCGAGGTGTTCGCCACCGCACAGCGACTCCGCGAGGAGGACGGTGCCGACTTCGCCGAACGCGAACACATGCGCCGCGCCATCGAGGAACTCGGCATGGAGGTCCACGAGTACGACCTGCCGGAGGCGGCCTCGGGGACGGGCGTGTGA
- a CDS encoding VOC family protein: MHPTGIHHVTGIVRDARANVDFYTDTLGLRFLKRTVNMEDRFEYHFHYGDATGSAGSAVTFLPFRDEADGRVGRPQISEAALAVPDGSLDAWDARVAESAGTVGERTERFGEPTLTLEDPDGTHLALVETEGHGEPWTETVAESAATRGIAGVSLLSASPFVTASVLETFGFERGGQEGDRVRYETGRGVVDILDREAEFGREGAGTIHHVAFGVDSEERLHEWRDQLAGRDDVRVSYVKNRHFYHSLYVRDAGGILFELATEPMEMLAGDPAPGDHLYLPEWFEEDRALIESQLPLEP; this comes from the coding sequence ATGCATCCGACGGGTATCCACCACGTCACGGGTATCGTCCGTGACGCACGGGCGAACGTCGACTTCTACACCGACACGCTCGGTCTGCGGTTTCTCAAGCGGACGGTCAACATGGAAGACCGCTTCGAGTACCATTTCCACTACGGCGACGCGACCGGCAGCGCCGGGAGCGCCGTCACCTTCCTCCCGTTCCGCGACGAGGCGGACGGCCGGGTGGGCCGACCACAGATTTCCGAGGCCGCTCTCGCCGTACCGGACGGCTCGCTCGACGCGTGGGACGCTCGTGTCGCCGAGAGCGCGGGAACGGTCGGCGAGCGAACCGAGCGGTTCGGCGAGCCGACGCTCACCCTCGAAGACCCCGACGGGACGCACCTCGCGCTCGTGGAGACCGAGGGCCACGGTGAGCCGTGGACCGAGACGGTTGCGGAGTCGGCGGCGACGCGCGGGATTGCTGGCGTTTCGCTGCTCTCGGCGAGCCCGTTCGTGACGGCGAGCGTGCTGGAGACGTTCGGCTTCGAGCGCGGCGGCCAGGAGGGCGACCGGGTCCGGTACGAGACCGGCCGCGGCGTCGTCGATATCCTCGACCGCGAGGCCGAGTTCGGCCGCGAAGGGGCCGGCACCATCCACCACGTCGCCTTCGGGGTCGACAGCGAGGAGCGGCTCCACGAGTGGCGCGACCAGTTGGCCGGCCGCGACGACGTGCGGGTCTCGTACGTGAAGAATCGCCACTTCTACCACTCGCTGTACGTGCGCGACGCCGGCGGCATCCTGTTCGAGCTCGCGACCGAGCCGATGGAGATGCTCGCCGGCGACCCCGCGCCCGGCGACCACCTGTATCTGCCCGAGTGGTTCGAGGAGGACCGCGCGCTCATCGAGTCACAGCTTCCGCTCGAACCGTGA
- a CDS encoding alpha/beta hydrolase — protein sequence MCPSGSRRTARSSSHSFRSNRERHRPARGRGHRERGRTGDGDRPRPRTAPPAMATDRVLVLLHGRGDSPAGILRLVDDIYVRGVRYLAPAAAGRVWYPGELTEPVTQRRRAYLDSAFGQVERALAEARSLGVDPEDVVLAGFSQGASVATEFATRRPRRYGGLVALAGGLLGPTDELGPRAGSLDGTPAVCGVGGDDPHVSVEHAEATAAALSQMDADASAETYQGVGHAIGDGGVETLRRLTRRD from the coding sequence ATCTGCCCGAGTGGTTCGAGGAGGACCGCGCGCTCATCGAGTCACAGCTTCCGCTCGAACCGTGAGCGACATCGACCCGCACGCGGGCGAGGGCATCGAGAGCGCGGGCGCACCGGCGATGGCGACCGACCGCGTCCTCGTACTGCTCCACCGGCGATGGCGACCGACCGCGTCCTCGTACTGCTCCACGGGCGGGGCGACTCGCCGGCGGGCATCCTCCGGCTCGTGGACGACATCTACGTGCGGGGCGTCCGGTATCTCGCCCCGGCGGCGGCCGGGCGCGTCTGGTATCCGGGCGAACTGACGGAGCCGGTGACACAGCGCCGACGGGCGTATCTCGACTCCGCGTTCGGACAGGTGGAGCGCGCACTCGCCGAGGCGAGGTCGCTCGGTGTCGACCCCGAGGACGTGGTGCTTGCGGGCTTCTCACAGGGTGCGAGCGTGGCGACGGAGTTCGCGACGCGGCGGCCCCGCCGCTACGGCGGGCTGGTCGCACTCGCCGGGGGGCTGCTCGGCCCGACGGACGAGCTTGGCCCGCGAGCGGGGAGTCTGGACGGGACGCCGGCGGTCTGTGGCGTCGGCGGCGATGACCCGCACGTCTCCGTCGAACACGCCGAGGCGACGGCCGCGGCGCTTTCACAGATGGATGCGGACGCGAGCGCCGAGACGTATCAGGGCGTGGGACACGCAATCGGCGACGGGGGAGTCGAGACGCTCCGGCGGCTCACTCGTCGGGACTGA